The following proteins are co-located in the Bordetella bronchialis genome:
- a CDS encoding MurR/RpiR family transcriptional regulator — protein MRFEDLIAEKHDALTGSDRKLVDVLLSDTTIGSFMPAHRIAERAGVHPSTAGRLARKLGFDSYRAMREAMVFELDASARVRKRIDNATGRTLLESLVAGEIAALARLAEQVSQKEIVAATDLLRRARRIVVMGESHAGSLAELFARRLKRSGYHAVGLSHADWQAADELISVTGKDLVFGMIFRHESPGVARALALAREAGAGTVLLTDLTLPAMAKLVIAARRGEPGEFQSLTVPMAICNTLILELTRVDHGRSLEALGKLEDLRLSFEKAGSRPRRG, from the coding sequence ATGCGCTTCGAAGACCTCATCGCCGAAAAACACGACGCCCTGACCGGGTCCGACCGCAAGCTGGTGGACGTGTTGCTGTCCGACACCACCATCGGCAGTTTCATGCCGGCCCACAGGATCGCCGAACGCGCGGGCGTGCATCCGTCCACCGCCGGGCGTCTGGCCCGCAAGCTGGGTTTCGACTCCTACCGCGCCATGCGCGAGGCCATGGTGTTCGAGCTGGACGCTTCGGCCCGCGTGCGCAAGCGCATCGACAACGCCACCGGGCGCACGCTGCTGGAATCCCTGGTCGCCGGAGAGATCGCGGCGCTGGCCCGCCTGGCCGAGCAGGTCAGCCAGAAGGAGATCGTGGCCGCGACCGATCTGCTGCGCCGGGCCCGCCGCATCGTCGTCATGGGCGAAAGCCACGCCGGCAGCCTGGCGGAACTCTTCGCCCGCCGGCTGAAGCGGTCCGGCTATCACGCCGTGGGCCTGTCGCACGCCGACTGGCAGGCGGCCGATGAGCTGATCAGCGTGACCGGCAAGGATCTGGTGTTCGGCATGATCTTCCGCCACGAAAGCCCGGGCGTGGCGCGGGCCCTGGCGCTGGCGCGGGAAGCCGGGGCCGGCACGGTGCTGCTGACGGACCTGACCTTGCCCGCCATGGCGAAGCTGGTCATCGCCGCCCGGCGCGGCGAACCGGGCGAGTTCCAGTCGCTGACGGTGCCCATGGCCATCTGCAACACGCTGATCCTGGAGCTGACACGGGTGGACCACGGCCGCTCGCTGGAGGCCCTGGGCAAGCTGGAAGACCTTCGGCTGAGTTTCGAAAAGGCCGGCAGCCGGCCGCGGCGGGGTTGA
- a CDS encoding ABC transporter substrate-binding protein, whose amino-acid sequence MFKLNRYAAQGILLCLPVLGMAMAAGSAARAQSAPDTRPTLTVAVNELARTLDPATGNGNVDVRIYYSIYDTLIRRDFDHPQANGGARLVPGLASSWAWTTPTTFEVKLRAGVTCHDGNPFNADDVLATFSAERLWGPDAYYAEGPAYFGNLRKVEKLDDMTVRFTTAEHDAAIEQRLSSYMSFVICDEAWNKYRKDGVPAKTWMDEAAKALRFNPVGTGPYKFAGYQKNDHITLRAFDAYYEGKPAAKAVVFKSVPEVAARIAGLVSGEYDIAAEIPPDQWQGLASYKDLALKTVPLENSHVVVFNTNDPVLSDKNLRHALSLAIDRKALIDALWKGRTYAPNGYQLPSFGALYDKERAGYRYDPEQAKKLLKQSRYKGQEISYRLIPNYYLYNVEAAQILQEMWRAVGINVRIDFVDSFKEVRKPGVQMYAWSNTYRIPDPTGSLLILWGPNSEVQKSQKIYTPNPEFNTLSQGLYTATDVARRAATYRKVLDIFEDDMPMTMLYNPVTGYAMKKNVQWQPYSQYYMDFRPDNFSFGTR is encoded by the coding sequence ATGTTCAAACTAAACCGGTATGCCGCCCAGGGCATTCTCCTGTGCCTGCCCGTCCTGGGCATGGCGATGGCCGCGGGCAGCGCCGCGCGGGCCCAGTCCGCGCCCGACACCCGCCCCACGCTGACGGTGGCGGTCAACGAACTGGCGCGCACCCTGGACCCGGCCACGGGCAACGGCAACGTCGACGTCCGCATTTATTACTCGATCTACGACACGCTGATCCGGCGCGACTTCGACCATCCGCAGGCCAATGGCGGCGCCAGGCTGGTGCCGGGGCTGGCAAGCAGCTGGGCGTGGACCACGCCCACCACCTTCGAGGTCAAGCTGCGGGCCGGGGTGACCTGCCATGACGGCAATCCCTTCAATGCGGACGACGTGCTGGCGACTTTCTCGGCCGAACGGCTGTGGGGGCCCGATGCCTATTACGCGGAAGGCCCCGCCTATTTCGGCAACCTCAGAAAGGTCGAAAAACTGGACGACATGACGGTGCGCTTCACGACGGCCGAGCACGACGCCGCCATCGAGCAGCGGCTGTCCAGCTATATGTCCTTCGTGATCTGCGACGAGGCCTGGAACAAGTACCGGAAGGACGGCGTCCCTGCCAAGACCTGGATGGACGAGGCCGCCAAGGCGCTGCGCTTCAATCCCGTCGGCACCGGTCCCTACAAGTTCGCCGGCTACCAGAAGAACGACCACATCACGCTGCGGGCCTTCGACGCGTACTACGAAGGCAAGCCGGCGGCCAAGGCCGTTGTATTCAAGTCGGTGCCGGAGGTGGCGGCGCGCATCGCCGGGCTGGTGTCCGGTGAGTACGACATCGCCGCCGAAATTCCGCCCGACCAGTGGCAGGGCCTGGCCTCGTACAAGGACCTGGCGCTGAAGACCGTACCGCTGGAAAACAGCCATGTCGTGGTCTTCAATACCAACGACCCGGTGCTCTCGGACAAGAACCTGCGCCATGCGCTCAGCCTGGCCATCGACCGCAAGGCCTTGATCGACGCCTTGTGGAAGGGCAGGACCTACGCGCCCAACGGCTACCAGCTGCCCAGCTTCGGCGCGCTGTACGACAAGGAGCGCGCCGGCTATCGCTACGATCCCGAACAGGCGAAGAAACTGCTCAAGCAGAGCCGCTACAAGGGGCAGGAGATCTCCTACCGGCTGATCCCCAATTACTACCTGTACAACGTCGAGGCCGCGCAGATCCTGCAGGAAATGTGGCGCGCGGTCGGGATCAACGTGCGCATCGATTTCGTCGACAGCTTCAAGGAAGTGCGCAAGCCCGGCGTGCAGATGTATGCCTGGTCCAACACCTACCGCATCCCGGATCCCACCGGCTCGCTGCTGATCCTGTGGGGGCCGAACTCCGAGGTGCAGAAGTCGCAGAAGATCTATACGCCCAATCCCGAGTTCAACACGCTGTCGCAAGGGCTTTACACCGCCACCGATGTGGCGCGTCGCGCGGCGACCTACCGCAAGGTGCTCGATATCTTCGAGGACGATATGCCCATGACCATGCTGTATAACCCGGTCACCGGCTACGCGATGAAGAAAAACGTCCAGTGGCAGCCGTACTCGCAGTACTACATGGACTTCCGGCCCGACAACTTCTCCTTCGGGACGCGCTGA
- a CDS encoding response regulator, producing MGEQILHDRRILIVEDEYLLASHLRSELEDAGAVVIGLAGNVRDALAMVESARSPHCAVLDINLGGESVLPVADALLARGVPFVFATGYDESAIPPRYRSAPRCGKPIDMRQLLHAIHGVAPMPA from the coding sequence ATGGGCGAGCAGATCCTGCATGACCGGCGCATATTGATCGTCGAGGACGAGTACCTGCTTGCCAGCCATTTGCGCAGCGAGCTCGAAGACGCCGGCGCGGTCGTCATCGGGCTGGCGGGTAATGTGCGGGATGCGCTTGCCATGGTGGAATCGGCCCGCTCTCCGCATTGCGCGGTACTCGATATCAATCTGGGCGGGGAATCCGTGCTGCCGGTGGCCGATGCCCTGCTGGCGCGCGGCGTTCCCTTCGTGTTCGCCACCGGCTATGACGAATCGGCGATTCCGCCGCGATACCGAAGCGCCCCCCGCTGCGGCAAGCCGATCGATATGCGGCAGCTCTTGCACGCCATCCACGGCGTCGCTCCCATGCCGGCCTGA